Below is a genomic region from Myxococcus fulvus.
CGTACGAGGCGCTGAGCTGGTTGGCCACCACCGCGCCGGAGAGGTAGAAGTTGACGGGCATGAAGTAGTACGCGAGGCCCACGCCGATGGCGGCGTAGTTGCTGGCCACGTCGTCGTCCTCGTCCCCCTCGATGGTGACACCCTCCACCTCGATGTCCGGGTTGGGCGTGGAGGTGCCAAACAGCTTTCCGTAGAGGATGAAGTTGTTGATGGGCGCGAAGCCCAGCTCCAGGTTGAGCGTGCCCGCTCCGCCCTTGAGGGCCAGGTCCACGCCCTGACCCACGGCGGCCGAGTGCGTGTAGCCCAGGCCGAGCTGACCGCGCAGATAGAAGCCATCGTGGGTGTGTCGGCCGCGGTCATCCGCCAGCGCGATGGAGGAGGGAAGCAGCACTGCCGCGAAGAGCCAAGAGTAGCGCATGAAGTCGAGTCCTTGCTTCGGTGGAGCCCGCCCCGGCCGGGAGGTCTCGTCGGGGTGATGCAGCATGGCGACCGCTCGATGCCAGCCCGGGAGACACCCTCATTCCCGGGTCCGCAGGCTTATACCCCGGTGACGGCCGATGCGAGCAACCCTCGCCCGACTCCGCGAAAGCTGCTCTGCTGCGCGCCCACCGGCGCCCCCTTTTTTCCGTTCCGCGCCGGAGACTCGGAGAGGGATGCGATGACTGGGACTGTGAACCCCGCGGAGCTGGCCCGACGACTGGACGACGCGAGGCGGGAGCGGCGGGAGGTGCCGCCCCTCACCAACGAGCTGCCCACGCTGTCCGTGCCGGACGCGTACGCCATCCAGGAGGAGGGCCTGAAGCTGCGGCTCGCGGCCGGTGAGCGCCTGGTGGGATTGAAGATGGGCCTGACGTCCGAGGCCAAGCGCCGGCAGATGAACCTGGACTCGCCCGTGTACGGCGTCCTCACGGACAAGATGCGCGTGCTGGCGGATGGCGTGGTGTCGCTCGCCCAGGGCATCCATCCGAAAATCGAGCCGGAGATTGCCTTCCGTACCGCGCGCGAGCTGAAGGGCACCGTGACGCGCGACGAGGCGCTGGATGCGTGTGAGTCGGTGTTCGCGGCGATGGAGATCCTCGACTCGCGCTATCGCGACTTCAAGTACTTCTCCCTTCCGGACGTGGTGGCGGACAACGCGTCCTCGTCCCTCTTCGTCCTGGCGACGGAAGAGCACCCGCCGCGCGCCATGGATTTGACGCGGCTGGAGATGAAGATGTTCGTGAACGACGCGCTGGCGCACTCGGCCCGCTCGGACGCCATCTCCGGGGACCCCGTGCTGTCGCTGGTGCAGCTGTGCGAGCTGCTCGCGAAGCGCGGACAGGTGCTGCCCGCGGGGAGCATCGTGCTGGCGGGCGCGGCGACCATCGCGCACATGTTCCAGCCGGGAGATCGGGTGAAGCTCGTGGTCGAGGGACTCGGCGCGGTGGCGGTGTCGGCCGCCTGAGTCGTCCTCACTGGAAC
It encodes:
- a CDS encoding 2-keto-4-pentenoate hydratase, translated to MTGTVNPAELARRLDDARRERREVPPLTNELPTLSVPDAYAIQEEGLKLRLAAGERLVGLKMGLTSEAKRRQMNLDSPVYGVLTDKMRVLADGVVSLAQGIHPKIEPEIAFRTARELKGTVTRDEALDACESVFAAMEILDSRYRDFKYFSLPDVVADNASSSLFVLATEEHPPRAMDLTRLEMKMFVNDALAHSARSDAISGDPVLSLVQLCELLAKRGQVLPAGSIVLAGAATIAHMFQPGDRVKLVVEGLGAVAVSAA